One Primulina eburnea isolate SZY01 chromosome 4, ASM2296580v1, whole genome shotgun sequence genomic window, TCGTCTTTCCTTTTTCCCATTGAAGACAGAAACCATATTCCTTCCATCTTCATTACTATTGTTTTGGGGTAGAGATCACCGATACTGGAATATACCTGCAGCTCCCAAGGCCAACGAGTACGTGAGAGACTACTTAATACGCACTCTTCAAATATAAGTAAGAAATAATACTCAGCATCCTACGACTGTTGTGACTGAGGAGGGGATTGAAATTACCGTGAAATAGATGACAAACGTCAATGCACTGTGACTGTAGTGGATTTACAACAGATATGCTGAAGTGCCTCCTAATTGTAAACTTAAGGTCGATCGTCACCTTATGGAAACCCGACAAAATCCCACATCTGTCCGTCCATGCATCAGATTCCAAAATCAGTATCATAGATATTTGCTTTTCATCCGCAGACAGTTGCGTCGAACAGGGTGGAGATGAGTGGAAGATGACGCTTGAAAGCTTTTATCAGTGCGATTGGCACCTATTTTTCATCAATCTCAACCGCAAGTATTTTTCACATCTATGTACACAGTACACGTCAACGACTATAAAACGGGATTTCTGGTAATAGAAACATTTAAGGGGGTGGATTCGTCATCTTTGGCAATATGGGGGCAGGGTCATCACAAGACAAAGATGAGGCTTCAGACCCAAATAAAGAAACAGAAACAACAAACTCACCTATCACATATAACATTGATGCTAAAGCTACTAGCTCTGCTACAACACAAGTGCCACTGCCTCATAACTGGGAAGGTATATTGAAAGAAGCCGACTCACCAATTGAAAAATAAACAACAAACGTGCAGCAGCTGCACGATCAGCTTTATGCAGGCATATCCTTGAATCAAAACAGGAAGGCAAGTGAACCATTTCTGTCTAATATATGTGATCAATTTCGATTAATATTTGTATACAAAACAAGCATGCATACATGCCCATTAaatcagaaaaaaaaattcaagaaagaaatatgaaaatatggTATAATTTTAGTATCATTGTCACAACACCGTATCAAGATTATGAGCAGGACTAACGAGTAGAAGTGCCTGCACCATGCTTCTGGGAAAATAAAACCGCATGCATTTTTAATTGCAACATTAAGTAACCAACCATGAATGTCAGCaacggaaaataaaaatttgtagCAGTAAGAACAGTGAGTAGCCTTTTTTTTTCTAGTTCTTACACAGCATTTCTGTTGTTCGCAGAAATACTGGGTCGACAAGGAGACTAACAACAACTGCTTCATGTTGTTTGCTCAAGATCTCTCAATAACGTGGGCAGAAGATAGTCGCTTCTGGAACTGGCCTTTGGTCCAAGAGTCCAGGTAATCACAACATTAGTGGGTTGACAAGTGAACAACGTCATGAAGGTCGTTTTCTTCAGGAAAGAATGATGAATGAAACTTCTGCAAAAGAAAAATGGCAGTCTATATATCAAATATTTGACGAATATCAAAATAGTTAGCCATTGCCATCTCAGAATAGCAGCAATATGGGTAATCACCCCTGTTCAGAAGTGCATAACAGACATTCGACTAGGGTTTCTACAAGGCAAAATCACTTGTAGTATTATTTAGAACACCACGTGTTCATATCTACTTGAACAACTTGTAAAGGTTTTACTTTAAGTCGTTACTACACGAGGATGGGTGCAATATAAAATCGGACGTCTAATACTACTTATATTTTTACAGTAATGTGACTATTGCGGCTGCCGAACTGCTTACTGTCTGCTGGCTAGAGGTACATGGAAGATTTCAGATTGCTAGCCTTTCACCCGGAATTACATACGAAATTATTTTCATTGGGAAGTTAAATTAACCTGTTTATGGATGGGAAGTTCCTGTGAATCTTAGACTCACTTTACCAGATCGAAGCACACAAGAACACACAGAAAATCTGATGGAAAAGCCAAGAGGAAGATGGATACAAATCCCAGCAGGAGAAATTAAAGCCTCTGCCGAGAAGGTGGGGGAAATGGAATTTTCTCTATATGAATACGAAGGAGAACAATGGAAGAGAGGGCTATTAATGAAAGGAGTTAGCATCCAGCCAAAGACATGAATTCAGGAACATCAGTACTTATAAATAACTTTTGAATAACACATGTTCCATACTTTCATACATGAAGTTACAGTATCAAAAATAACTTATATGTGTTCTCCTGAATCCTACTCCACCTGTTCCATCCTCCAAAAGTAAAAGGGAAACACGGAACCAAACCTATGGAAAATTGAAGTTATTAGTTTGATGCCTCTTAAAGTCCAATGAATTTGATCCCCTTTCGTCTGTATTGAAGAGAACTTCTAGAGTCACCCAGTTTTACCGTAGGTGTTCATTTATTGGAACAGGAGAGTTAAAAGTGCAGCAACCAACCTATCAAGTGTTGGAATTTAATAGCAACTATGCATAGATGGCGCCCAAAGTGATTGCTCCGACCGTATGTTTCCATTTATAACTATGTCAATATAAAAGATAGTCATGACAGTAGGAATACTAAAATTGGACATTAATAATACAACCTCAAAATGCAAGTGTTCATAATGTTAACAAAGAGAGTTTATCTCTGCGTCAGTTAATCGTAGTACATCGGAGTAGGTAGGATAAAGTAGACAATGGCTGATGTTTCTACTagcaaaataaaaatcaaatagcAACAAACCAAAAGAATAAATAATAGTGATGTTGACCTGAAGTGTATCTCTCTTGTTGGAACATGAAAAGAGAACGTAGCTCTCAGAGTTGTGTGCAGTAATTTTCAGGCTTGTACCAGAGTGAAAAATCAATGCCTTTGATCTTCAATTTCTCTGTTGCTGGACCAATTCTCTCAAGAAGCTGCATTCCATTTCAAGTTGATGGAATGTCAAAAACATATTATATCCATTTGTTCATTTTACAAGGGTGAACAAAATCACAAAGAATAATGATGCGACCTTAGCATGAAGGATTCCATTGGATACCAAGACAGATCTATCAAAAACGGAAAAATTGCACCCATCCATGCAAGAAACTGTCCCCCCAGCCTCTTCAACTATCTGCTCAAAAATGCATcaaatagataaaaaaaatcacaGTAACTGAAATATCTTGTGAACGGAATGTAAGAAAATAAGAATGTAAAAGGATATCCAAATTAACTGTGTATCATTGATCATACAAGGGTTTATCAATTGCTTCTATCAAATACATCACAAAAAAAACACAAAGATATACTTTTACTTAATTCTCCCGCACAAGAACACCATTTCTGTTGAGCAAGCAGAGGGATGCTGCTCATACAAAAGGCCCCTCCTATAAACATGTCTCAACATACTCACACACCAAACCATGAGCCAAAGACACCAAACAGATGATTACCTAAGTGAAAAACATATGGAATTGAATATGTTTGAATGAGTGAAATATTACCAGAACACCAGCAGCCATATCCCATGGTTTAAGCCGATACTCCCAATAGGCTTCAACAATCCCCAGAGCTACATGACACATGTCAACTGATGCTGCGCCAAGCCTTCTCACACCCTACATATCgaattaaaaaatgaaatgGTAAGGTAATTCAGGAGCTTCGCCAAAGAAATCTCTATTGGATAAAAGTTTTGACCAATTATAACACAAAACTTAACGGTTTAAATTCCATGAAAAACTAAAAAAAGAATGGTTTTACCCGACTAATATCGGTGAATTCCTTGAATAACTCTATATTGGTTGCCCAGGCATCGTCGTGTTCATATCCGAACCCAGTAACAAGAAGCGCTTGTTCGACCTTGTATAAGTTAAAGGATTTTCAGAGAATGAAAAGAAAATCCATTTCACCCAACCAAAGATGAAAAAATGTTTAAGAAGGTCATGTGGCCTATAAAGCAATTCAAAATTGTCTCCCAATAACAACTTTTGGTATGCACGGATAGCTACCAGGATGGGGAAACCATCATAACTGTATTACATAATTGACATGCTGtcgaaaaattaataataataaatagctCATATCCACCGGTAAGCTCTCATTTGAATCATTCCTTATTCATTGACTATTGAGTGGCACAACATTCTACTTGACATGAGTGTTAGCTCTAAACAAATCAAACATCAGCACTCACTAGCAAAATTGTGTTCCCTTACCCAAAAGAGGAAAAATATTCAGTGAATTAAGACATTTGTTCCTACTGTGTGATGACTCACCTTATCCGTTTGACTTGCGTAAATTTTGTCACCGTTGCAGAATGCACCTTTACCTGGAATTTCATGACTGATGTTATATGAATGTATGTCATAAGTTCTTGTGTGtcttaaaatatttaagaaTCTAAGACTTACCTGCAGCAGCAGAAAAAGTCCGAGTATTCCAACATTTAGGTCCACCGACAAACTCTACCTATAAGTACAACACTGAAAACATTATGGTCATGGAAAAGACACAACCTTGTTACTCACGACCTCAAAAACACTCAAATCGAGTCAGGAATGCAGATACAAAAAAATTACAACTTACATTATCAAATTACTATGCACCATAGAATTTTTAAGCAACAATATCGGTTGTTGTTTAAGGAAAATTCTTTATACTCGTGCTAGACAAGGGATATAGTGTCTACATGTTATTGTTTCCATCATTCGGTTTGTTAACTTTAAACTCCAAACTGTATTTTACAGTGGTAGGAACTTAGTGCTAGCTGCTATACGACAATATACATAATTGTTTAAATAGAACAGCTGGCTATAAACTCGGGCGCCAACACATCATGCAGAGGAACACAAATTCTTAAGTCCGAGTTCCGTTCCAGTTCTGTTGTGCGACGACGTGACATGACTTAGGACATAATGTTATTTTACACCCCTACACCTGCTATGTCAGTAAATTCAACTATATAACCAGTGCTTTCAATTATGCTCCCCTGTCCTTTCTGATTTCTTCCATGTTTCTTTACTATTCAATACAATAAGGATAAGTATTCACTAAAGTTCGATAATTCATCATATTTTAATGCAAaaatatctgtgatgtttactTTCAACTAACAATCTCTTAATTACAAAAAATGAGACGACACATCAATTTCTTGTTGTAACTCATGGTACATGCAAATGTGTCTATGGATCAGGTGAAAGTCTTTATGAGCATGACGCTCTCAGTAGCTAATTGTTTTACAACCCATGACATCTGTCTTCTCATTAAAATCTAtgtaatttgaaaaaaaaaaattaaccatGAGCATCAGATACCACTGTAGCGGCAGCGGGTCTTCCTTTGAACAAGACACCCACAGAGACGGCAAAGCTAGGATAGCCATGAGCAAAATTTGTGGTCCCATCTACACAAGAAAGAAGAAGAGGTCACtaatatttttcaccgttaaAAGTAAGTTAGCAAACAGAAGACCACAATAACCACAGGCATACATCTCAACAAAAACAGTGAACAAATGACCAGTACCTAAGGGTCTAAAGGCATTTCTCATCGGCCTTCATGAAAAAACATCACAGCCACTAGCACTTCTAGGTCAAACACAATCACAACACCACCATCATATTTCAACCTAATTTTCCTCGTTCAATAAGTTTGCTCACAACATCAGATACATGGTTGATGCTTCTGGGTGGCATATAAGTATCCCCACTTTTTGTTGAGTTTTAGTCATCAAGCAATTCACTATACTCGGCAGcttaattttaaaaacattgGCTACTCAAGAAACACCGATTAATTTTTGAAAGTCTCCATAATTTGCAGTATCAATATCACCACTTTAATAGTTTTGAAGAGCTAGACATGGAAATAAATTCAAGTTCCTCTAGAACCGCGGAACTTGGTAAACACAGGAGAGAGAGTTGTTCCAGACAAGATTAATGGTTAAACCACCCATACCTAAGGGATCAATGCACCAAAGATAATCAGAAGATGAATCCCCAATGAGACCTCCCTCTTCCCCGAGAATTAAGTGATCTTGGAAGTTTTTTCGCACCACATCTAGAATAGCAGCCTCACTCATTTTATCGGTACTGCAGAGTATTTAAACAATAATAACAAAATAAAGAAGCATTGGAGTGAACTAATATTATGAGAGCAAGCACGGGCAAACTGTTAACCTTTAAATATTAAGCAGTCGATATCTAGTTTCACAACAGTTAGACATGTTACAACTGAAAAGGGGAAGAAAATGATAAAAGTATGAATGAGAATATATCATTGGGCAAAGTCAAGATAATGTTTTACTGAAACAAATCCCAAACAAGACACAAATTAAAGGACAACAAAATTACCAAGCCATCTCAAATAGCCGGTAAGAATCTTCACTTCAACTTACTTTTTTTTTCCACCAGTCATTCAAGagttattaataatttataaatataacaGGCCCAAAATATCCCTCCACGTCATGATCCCAAAACTGTCAGATAACAAAGCACGAGGATTAATTGAGACATCTTTATCGGGTCAACAGGATAGAGCTTACTCGGTCACCAGATCAGTGAGTCCCTTGTAGGTGATATTTCGAGGCTTATTCACAGCATCCATTACGACCTGCGACGAAACGAAGGTTATGGCATTCAAAGATTAATAGAACGCATTCAAACAAATGTAGATATCATCACGTACAATTTAATAGTTTCTTACACATAATAATTTGAATTGCTTTCTAAAATAGATGTCATATTTGAAAATCATTTAATATACTGGCTTCGTATTTTTTCCTAAAGCAAAATACATGAATCCTACAAATACAATCACCATTCATTGCACAAGAAGGGAGAAAGCTATCAAACCTGGGCACCAGTCTCAGCGGCAGTTTGAACAACATGAAGAAGCTGATCAAAAGGAACGGCGGCCGTTGATTCTACACCCACTTTACGGAAATGTTTTTGATTGGGAACCTCCGATGAAACAGCCTTTGCGCAGAACACCCTTCGAGGCTGCGAAATAGCTCTGAATCTCCTCAACGTGGGTTTGTGAGAAATGAGCGAGAATGAAGATGAGACTGAAAGGTATCTTGCCATTTCTACCGCCAGATTCTGTGTCCGTCTGTTCAGCTACGGTTGCTGGATCGGGTTTGTCTTTGACTTTtgtaatttaatataaaaattaatttaataattttgaaatttgggTTAATCAATGAGATTAAGAATGTTCGTGGCATTGTTTGATACATGGGATAAGGATGTGATTGATAGATAATTCCTATTATCCaatgtttgatatttttttaaaaattcatgataatatcatgagtccttgataaataaatttgagAAAGATAAATCATCATTTGTAagaggtgtgataattttaatgtaATGATAAAATACATTACAAATAACTTAATTATCCctaatttaaatacatttaaattaatgttaaatgtttattaaatacatacatgtgtgtgtatatataaatatatgtgtgtgtatatataaa contains:
- the LOC140829151 gene encoding phosphatase IMPL1, chloroplastic isoform X2 — protein: MARYLSVSSSFSLISHKPTLRRFRAISQPRRVFCAKAVSSEVPNQKHFRKVGVESTAAVPFDQLLHVVQTAAETGAQVVMDAVNKPRNITYKGLTDLVTDTDKMSEAAILDVVRKNFQDHLILGEEGGLIGDSSSDYLWCIDPLDGTTNFAHGYPSFAVSVGVLFKGRPAAATVVEFVGGPKCWNTRTFSAAAGKGAFCNGDKIYASQTDKVEQALLVTGFGYEHDDAWATNIELFKEFTDISRGVRRLGAASVDMCHVALGIVEAYWEYRLKPWDMAAGVLIVEEAGGTVSCMDGCNFSVFDRSVLVSNGILHAKKFHSSFFPEENDLHDVVHLSTH
- the LOC140829151 gene encoding phosphatase IMPL1, chloroplastic isoform X1, with amino-acid sequence MARYLSVSSSFSLISHKPTLRRFRAISQPRRVFCAKAVSSEVPNQKHFRKVGVESTAAVPFDQLLHVVQTAAETGAQVVMDAVNKPRNITYKGLTDLVTDTDKMSEAAILDVVRKNFQDHLILGEEGGLIGDSSSDYLWCIDPLDGTTNFAHGYPSFAVSVGVLFKGRPAAATVVEFVGGPKCWNTRTFSAAAGKGAFCNGDKIYASQTDKVEQALLVTGFGYEHDDAWATNIELFKEFTDISRGVRRLGAASVDMCHVALGIVEAYWEYRLKPWDMAAGVLIVEEAGGTVSCMDGCNFSVFDRSVLVSNGILHAKLLERIGPATEKLKIKGIDFSLWYKPENYCTQL